In the Oncorhynchus kisutch isolate 150728-3 unplaced genomic scaffold, Okis_V2 scaffold1686, whole genome shotgun sequence genome, CTTGGGAATTGTATAATGAATGTGCATGTTTAGTGAGTGAGTAGGCGGGGGCTGTGAACTTCGCTGGTGTCGGGTGTGTTATTCGGCATGTTGGGCGCAGGGCtgcagttacctgttacctgtttaTAAGGTCTGAATAGAATAAGTAATTATAGAAATCCTACGATACCGCTTCAAAATATTTACCAGAGGGTCTGAATGGGTAGGTCACTTTATTGATAAGTAATCCTGCGATACCGCCGCGAAATATTTAGCTGAAGGACTGCATGGGTAGGCTACTTTATTGATAAGTAATCCTGCGATACCGCCTCGAAATATTTAGCTGAAGGACTGCATGGGTAGGCTACTTTATTGATAAGTAATCCTGCGATACCGCCTCGAAATATTTAGCTGAAGGACTGCATGGGTAGGCTACTTTATTGATAAGTAATCCTGCGATACCGCCTCGAAATATTTAGCTGAAGGACTGCATGGGTAGGCTACTTTATTGATAAGTAATCCTGCGATACCGCCTCGAAATATTTAGCTGAAGGACTGCATGGGTAGGCTACTTTATTGATAAGTAATCCTGCGATACCGCCTCGAAATATTTAGCTGAAGGACTGCATGGGTAGGCTACTTTATTGATAAGTAATCCTGCGATACCGCCTCGAAATATTTAGCTGAAGGACTGCATGGGTAGGCTACTTTATTGATAAGTAATCCTGCGATACCGCCTCGAAATATTTAGCTGAAGGACTGCATGGGTAGGCTACTTTATTGATAAGTAATCCTGCGATACCGCCTCGAAATATTTAGCTGAAGGACTGCATGGGTAGGCTACTTTATTGATAAGTAATCCTGCGATACCGCCTCGAAATATTTAGCTGAAGGACTGCATGGGTAGGCTACTTTATTGATAAGTAATCCTGCGATACCGCCTCGAAATATTTAGCTGAAGGACTGCATGGGTAGGTCACTTTATTGATAAGTAATCCTGCGATACCGCCTCGAAATATTTAGCTGAAGGACTGCATGGGTAGGCTACTTTATTGATAAGTAATCCTGCGATACCGCCTCGAAATATTTAGCTGAAGGACTGCATGGGTAGGTCACTTTATTGATAAGTAATCCTGCGATACCGCCTCGAAATATTTAGCTGAAGGACTGCATGGGTAGGCTACTTTATTGATAAGTAATCCTGCGATACCGCCTCGAAATATTTAGCTGAAGGACTGCATGGGTAGGCTACTTTATTGATAAGTAATCCTGCGATACCGCCTCGAAATATTTAGCTGAAGGACTGCATGGGTAGGCTACTTTATTGATAAGTAATCCTGCGATACCGCCTCGAAATATTTAGCTGAAGGACTGTATGGGTAGGCTACTTTATTGATAAGTAATCCTGCGATACCGCCTCGAAATATTTTGCTGAAGGACTGCATGGGTAGGCTACTTTATTGATAAGTAATCCTGCGATACCGCCTCGAAATATTTAGCTGAAGGACTGCATGGGTAGGCTACTTTATTGATAAGTAATCCTGCGATACCGCCTCGAAATATTTACCAGAAGGACTGCATGGGTAGGCTACTTTATTGATAAGTAATCCTGCGATACCGCCTCGAAATATTTACCAGAAGGACTGCATGGGTAGGCTACTTTATTGATAAGTAATCCTGCCTCGAAATATTTAGCTGAAGGTCTGTATGGGTAGGCTACTTTATTGATAAGTAATCCTGCGATACCGCCTCGAAATATTTACCAGAAGGACTGCATGGGTAGGCTACTTTATTGATAAGTAATCCTGCCTCGAAATATTTAGCTGAAGGTCTGTATGGGTAGGCTACTTTATTGATAAGTAGATAGGGAAATATTCGTGGCTACCGCTCTATGAAAGAGGTCTGAAACGGACGGATATTTAGAACACAGGAAGAACGCCAGCCTGATTGTGCGACGTTCAACTGCAAAAAGAAATCCTATAATCTAAACTTATGTAGAGGAAGTGAATTAAGTCAATAAAGAAATTATAGGTCGTTTTTAGGTAAAAACACGAAGGGTATGCGTGAAAAATCCTATAGGATAATACCAGTTTATGTAGAGGAAGAGAATTAAGTTAGGTAAGAAACTATAGGTCGTTTTTAGGTAAAAACGAAGGGTGTATGTGAAACGAATGTGAATAAAGAAAttgaatgaatgaaaataaacGAATGAATGACAAttctttgtgatgaatgagcagaTTAGAAAGAAGACGaagaacaggctgtgtgtctgtgaccaacTGGGAATGCGCAGGCCTCTCTAACAGTTAACAGTGTAATTTGAGAAAGAGAGCGCAGTTAACACTCACTGGGAAGAGGAACGACATCGATAAATATTGGGCAAGATAAGTTATACATAAGGATAAAACATTGACTGGATAATGAGTTGTCAAAATACAATAGGTGTCAAAAAGAGGTATTAAACAAGGCATGGGTAGTGTATAACGGATGCGAAGTAGAAAGAAATAGAAGTCTAGAATACATATTAAAAATATCACGAGCCCCGTAAACGAAATAGGAGGCTGCAATTTAAAAATAGCCTCAGGAATTAAACAGTAAAATAGGCTAAGAGAGAAAATAGCAGATAAATAAAGAGATAAGAAAGTGCATTACATTATAAATAAGCTGAATTAGAAGGAAAATTATATGAAATAGGATTTAATACACTGAACAAAGTTAAAGTAATAGTATAAGCAAAGATAAAAACACAGTGATATTTGAGGTGCTGTACTAGAATGAGACATTAAGGCTTCTGTAGAATTCAGTAATACAGTTGTAGACATTATAGAATAGGTTTTACTAGGGGTATTAAGTGATGTGACTAATAAACTATTATTTGAGAAAGTAGGGTAGATCTGCCTTGGGAAATAGTAAATAAAGTGTATAATGCGATGGGAGTGTTTAGGGGAAATAAATAAGTGACATGGAAACAAACGGACTGTTTCTTACTGGAATATAGAGATAGCGAAATGTAATAAAGCCATAGAGACGCTGAAAGACGTGAACGTTAATTCTGCCAATTCAATTTGAATATGAAGGAGCAAACCAGATAATGTAGGGTAACATTGCCCGGTAAACAGGAATGAATTGGAACAATCACATGAAACTAtaactctggcagtctctatgggggtgccacagggttcaattcttggaccgactctcttctctgtatacatcaatgaggtcgctcttgctgctggtgagtccctgatccacctctacgcagacgacaccattctgtatacttccggcccttctttggacactgtgttaacaaccctccaggcaagcttcaatgccatacaactctccttccgtggcctccaattgctcttaaatacaagtaaaactaaatgcatgctcttcaaccgatcgctacctgcacctaccagcctgtccaacatcactactctggacagctctgacttagaatacgtggacaactacaaatacttaggtgtctggttagactgtaaactctccttccagacccacatcaaacatcaccaatccaaagttaaatctagaattggcttcctatttcgcaacaaagcatccttcactcatgctgccaaacatacccttgtaaaactgaccatcctaccagtcctcgactttggcgatgtcatttacaaaatagcctccaataccctactcaacaaattggatgcagtctatcacagtgcaatccgttttatcaccaaaaccccaaaacacttatctccctcactagctttaagcaccaactgtcagagcagctcacagattactgcacctgtacatagcccacctataatttagcccaaacaactacctctttcccaactgtatttaattttaattaatttatttattttgctcctttgcaccccattatttttatttctactttgcacgttcttccattgcaaaactaccattccagtgttttacttgctatattgtatttactttgccaccatggccttttttgcctttacctcccttctcacctcatttgctcacattgtatatagacttgtttctactgtattattgactgtatgtttgttttactccatgtgtaactctgtcgttgtatctgtcgaactgctttgctttatcttggccaggtcgcaattgtaaatgagaacttgttctcaacttgcctacctggttaaataaaggtgttctcaactagcctacctggttaaataaaggtgttctcaacttgcctacctggttaaataaaggtgttctcaactagcctacctggttaaataaaggtgaaataaaaaataaaataaaaaataacgaAAAGCTTAATTTACCAGCGTTTTAATGTTAATTAACATTCTATCATCAGAAATGCATTACGAGGGGGGAAGCGTAAGAAGTTGTAGATCAGGGCTAACTAGTGTGGGGGAAAATTAGTGTAAGATGACACTGGAATGCGGTAGCACCCTTTTCAAAAGAACAGTGGCTGATCGTTCTAAGGTTAGTACGAATGTAGTTTTGTATAGTCTCTGATTGATCAAAAAGTGGTTCATAGAGAGTACAGTTTATATGTGATAAAATACGTACTAGATCACGTTTTACCTAAATTCTAGTAAGGTACCGATGTAATTTGCAAATAGCCCCACTTGGAGTCGTTTTGCATTAAAATGGCGGTTTCAATGGTGATAAAATGCGTGGAGAAGTTGTTATTGGTGTCAAAATACGGAGAATAAACATATATGAAGGATTGCAGAACGTGGTGAAGGTGGTTGGAAGAAGAGCAAATTGTAGTGTATGGGTGTTTTCAGTTTCTAAGGGTAGGATACAGATGGCCGAGCAGGGAGGGATTGGGCGTTCCGTGCAGGAGTTTCTGGCTCGGGAAAAATGAAGGATTTTTAGTATGTAATACTATTGGTTTGATGATTTAACATTGTGAATGTTAACGACATGTACATTACTTTTCCAGAAGAAAAGGGGTTACATTTTCAATGGTTTTTTCAATTCAGTTTTAGACTGGGTATGCAGAAGGATGGAAGTGCTTTTGAAAGTGTGGTTAAGATGTTTCTAAAGAAAAGAGAGTGAAAACATTGTAATGGTGTTAAATGACCTGAACCCTAATAATTTCCAATGAAGAATGATCAACTTCACTAGAAATTGTTGGAACAGGTGTGATTGAATTATAAAATGATTGAGCAACACCAGTCTCTATTCAAAGTGTACCATCACTTTGAAATTCTATTATTTCCGTGGGGAAAAGATGAAGAGAGGTAATCTTGAATTGACTagtattaaataaaacaataaagtgtgttctaaatggaacccttaATATTGTgttctaaatggcaccctatataatgcattctaaatggaactctatataatgagttctaattggaaccctatataatgcattctaaatggaaccctatataatgcattctaaatggaactctatataatgagttctaaatggaaccctatataatgagttctaaatggaaccctatataatgagttctaaatggaaccctatataatgagttctaaatggaaccctatataatgagttctaaatggaaccctatataatgaattctaaatggaactctatataatgagttctaaatggaaccctatataatgagttctaaatggatgagttctaaatggaaccctatataatgagttctaaatggaaccctatataatgagttctaaatggaaccctatataatgagttctaaatggaaccctatataatgagttctaaatggaaccctatataatgagttctaaatggaaccctatataatgagttctaaatggaaccctatataatgagttctaaatggaaccctatataatgagttctaaatggaaccctatataatgagttctaaatggaaccctatataatgagttctaaatggaaccctatataatgagttctaaatggaaccctatataatgagttctaaatggaaccctatataatgagttctaaatggaaccctatataatgagttctaaatggaaccctatataatgagttctaaatggaaccctatataatgagttctaaatggaaccctatataatgagttctaaatggaaccctatataatgagttctaaatggaaccctatataatgagttctaaatggaaccctatataatgagttctaaatggaaccctatataatgagttctaaatggaacctatataatgagttctaaatggaaccctatataatgagttctaaatggaaccctatataatgagttctaaatggaaccctatataatgagttctaaatggaaccctatataatgagttctaaatggaaccctatataatgagttctaaatggaaccctatataatgagttctaaatggaaccctatataatgagttctaaatggaaccctatataatgagttctaaatggaaccctatataatgagttctaaatggaaccctatataatgagttctaaatggaaccctatataatgagttctaaatggaaccctatataatgagttctaaatggaaccctatataatgagttctaaatggaaccctatataatgagttctaaatggaaccctatataatgagttctaaatggaaccctatataatgagttctaaatggaaccctatataatgagttctaaatggaaccctatataatgagttctaaatggaaccctatataatgagttctaaatggaaccctatataatgagttctaaatggaaccctatataatgagttctaatggaaccctatataatgagttctaaatggaacccctatataatgagttctaaatggaaccctatataatgagttctaaatggaaccctatataatgagttctaaatggaaccctatataatgagttctaaatggaaccctatataatgagttctaaatggaaccctatataatgagttctaaatgAACCCtataatgagttctaaatggaccctatataatgagttctaaatggaactctatataatgagttctaaatggaaccctatataatgagttctaaatggaaccctatataatgagttctaaatggaaccctatataatgagttctaattggaaccctatataatgcattctaaatggaaccctatataatgcattctaaatggaactctatataatgagttctaaatggaaccctatataatgagttctaaatggaaccctatataatgagttctaaatggaaccctatataatgagttctaaatggaaccctatataatgagttctaaatggaaccctatataatgaattctaaatggaactctatataatgagttctaaatggaaccctatataatgagttctaaatggaaccctatataatgagttctaaatggaaccctatataatgagttctaaatggaaccctatataatgagttctaaatggaaccctatataatgagttctaaatggaaccctatataatgagttctaaatggaaccctatataatgagttctaaatggaaccctatataatgagttctaaatggaaccctatataatgagttctaaatggaaccctatataatgagttctaaatggaaccctatataatgagttctaaatggaaccctatataatgagttctaaatggaaccctatataatgagttctaaatggaaccctatataatgagttctaaatggaaccctatataatgagttctaaatggaaccctatataatgagttctaaatggaaccctatataatgagttctaaatggaaccctatataatgagttctaaatggaaccctatataatgagttctaaatggaaccctatataatgagttctaaatggaaccctatataatgagttctaattggaaccctatataatgcattctaaatggaaccctatataatgcattctaaatggaactctatataatgagttctaaatggaaccctatataatgagttctaaatggaaccctatataatgagttctaaatggaaccctatataatgagttctaaatggaaccctatataatgagttctaaatggaaccctatataatgaattctaaatggaactctatataatgagttctaaatggaaccctatataatgagttctaaatggaaccctatataatgagttctaaatggaaccctatataatgagttctaaatggaaccctatataatgagttctaaatggaaccctatataatgagttctaaatggaaccctatataatgagttctaaatggaaccctatataatgagttctaaatggaaccctatataatgagttctaaatggaaccctatataatgagttctaaatggaaccctatataatgagttctaaatggaaccctatataatgagttctaaatggaaccctatataatgagttctaaatggaaccctatataatgagttctaaatggaaccctatataatgagttctaaatggaaccctatataatgagttctaaatggaactctatataatgagttctaaatggaaccctatataatgagttctaaatggaaccctatataatgagttctaaatggaaccctatataatgagttctaaatggaaccctatataatgagttctaaatggaaccctatataatgagttctaaatggaaccctatatattgagttctaaatggaaccctatataatgagttctaaatggaaccctatataatgagttctaaatggaaccctatataattCTAATAAATAGGTTTATTTATATTAAACATGGGTTCATAGTTGCGATTATCAGTTCTGATAATGCTTGGGAGAGACTAATGCATTCAGTTCCATATCCCTGAGGTTATGATAATGCTTGGGAGAGACTAATGCATTCAGTTCCATATCCCTGGGGTTATGATAATGCTTGGGAGAGACTAATGCATTCAGTTCCATATCCCTGGGGTTATGATAATGCTTGGGAGAGACTAATGCATTCAGTTCCATATCCCTGGGGTTATGATAATGCTTGGGAGAGACTAATGCATTCAGTTCCATATCCCTGGGGTTATGATAATGCTTGGGAGAGACTAATGCATTCAGTTCCATATCCCTGGGGTTATGATAATGCTTGGGAGAGACTAATGCATTCAGTTCCATATCCCTGGGGTTATGATAATGCTTGGGAGAGACTAATGCATTCAGTTCCATATCCCTGAGGTTATGATAATGCTTGGGAGAGACTAATGCATTCAGTTCCATATCCCTGGGGTTATGATAATGCTTGGGAGAGACTAATGCATTCAGTTCCATATCCCTGGGGTTATGATAATGCTTGGGAGAGACTAATGCATTCAGTTCCATATCCCTGGGGTTATGATAATGCTTGGGAGAGACTAATGCATTCAGTTCCATATCCCTGGGGTTATGATAATGCTTGGGAGAGACTAATGCATTCAGTTCCATATCCCTGGGGTTATGATAATGCTTGGGAGAGACTAATGCATTCAGTTCCATATCCCTGAGGTTATGATAATGCTTGGGAGAGACTAATGCATTCAGTTCCATATCCCTGGGGTTATGATAATGCTTGGGAGAGACTAATGCATTCAGTTCCATATCCCTGGGGTTATGATAATGCTTGGGAGAGACTAATGCATTCAGTTCCATATCCCTGGGGTTATGATAATGCTTGGGAGAGACTAATGCATGCAGTTCCATATCCCTGGGGTTATGATAATGCTTGGGAGAGACTAATGCATTCAGTTCCATATCCCTGGGGTTATGATAATGCTTGGGAGAGACTAATGCATTCAGTTCCATATCCCTGGGGTTATGATAATGCTTGGGAGAGACTAATGCATTCAGTTCCATATCCCTGGGGTTATGATAATGCTTGGGAGAGACTAATGCATTCAGTTCCATATCCCTGGGGTTATGATAATGCTTGGGAGAGACTAATGCATTCAGTTCCATATCCCTGGGGTTATGATAATGCTTGGGAGAGACTAATGCATTCAGTTCCATATCCCTGGGGTTATGATAATGCTTGGGAGAGACTAATGCATTCAGTTCCATATCCCTGGGGTTATGATAATGCTTGGGAGAGACTAATGCATTCAGTTCCATATCCCTGGGGTTATGATAATGCTTGGGAGAGACTAATGCATTCAGTTCCATATCCCTGGGGTTATGATAATGCTTGGGAGAGACTAATGCATTCAGTTCCATATCCCTGGGGTTATGATAATGCTTGGGAGAGACTAATGCATTCAGTTCCATATCCCTGGGGTTATGATAATGCTTGGGAGAGACTAATGCATTCAGTTCCATATCCCTGGGGTTATGATAATGCTTGGGAGAGACTAATGCATTCAGTTCCATATCCCTGGGGTTATGATAATGTTTGGGAGAGACTAATGCATTCAGTTCCATATCCCTGAGGTGTTGATAATGCTTGGGAGAGACTAATGCATTCAGTTCCATATCCCTGGGGTTATGATAATGCTTGGGAGAGACTAATGCATTCAGTTCCATATCCCTGGGGTTATGATAATGCTTGGGAGAGACTAATGCATTCAGTTCCATATCCCTGGGGTTATGATAATGCTTGGGAGAGACTAATGCATTCAGTTCCATATCCCTGGGGTTATGATAATGCTTGGGAGAGACTAATGCATTCAGTTCCATATCCCTGGGGTTATGATAATGCTTGGGAGAGACTAATGCATTCAGTTCCATATCCCTGGGGTTATGATAATGCTTGGGAGAGACTAATGCATTCAGTTCCATATCCCTGGGGTTATGATAATGCTTGGGAGAGACTAATGCATTCAGTTCCATATCCCTGGGGTTATGATAATGCTTGGGAGAGACTAATGCATTCAGTTCCATATCCCTGGGGTTATGATAATGCTTGGGAGAGACTAATGCATTCAGTTCCATATCCCTGGGGTTATGATAATGCTTGGGAGAGACTAATGCATTCAGTTCCATATCCCTGAGGTGTTGATAATGCTTGGGAGAGACTAATGCATTCAGTTCCATATCCCTGGGGTTATGATAATGCTTGGGAGAGACTAATGCATTCAGTTCCATATCCCTGGGGTTATGATAATGCTTGGGAGAGACTAATGCATTCAGTTCCATATCCCTGGGGTTATGATAATGCTTGGGAGAGACTAATGCATTCAGTTCCATATCCCTGGGGTTATGATAATGCTTGGGAGAGACTAATGCATTCAGTTCCATATCCCTGGGGTTATGATAATGCTTGGGAGAGACTAATGCATTCAGTTCCATATCCCTGGGGTTATGATAATGCTTGGGAGAGACTAATGCATTCAGTTCCATATCCCTGGGGTTATGATAATGCTTGGGAGAGACTAATGCATTCAGTTCCATATCCCTGGGGTTATGATAATGCTTGGGAGAGACTAATGCATTCAGTTCCATATCCCTGGGGTTATGATAATGCTTGGGAGAGACTAATGCATTCAGTTCCATATCCCTGGGGTTATGATAATGCTTGGGAGAGACTAATGCATTCAGTTCCATATCCCTGGGGTTATGATAATGCTTGGGAGAGACTAATGCATTCAGTTCCATATCCCTGGGGTTATGATAATGCTTGGGAGAGACTAATGCATTCAGTTCCATATCCCTGGGGTTATGATAATGCTTGGGAGAGACTAATGCATTCAGTTCCATATCCCTGGGGTTATGATAATGCTTGGGAGAGACTAATGCATTCAGTTCCATATCCCTGGGGTTATGATAATGCTTGGGAGAGACTAATGCATTCAGTTCCATATCCCTGGGGTTATGATAATGCTTGGGAGAGACTAATGCATTCAGTTCCATATCCCTGGGGTTATGATAATGCTTGGGAGAGACTAATGCATTCAGTTCCATATCCCTGGGGTTATGATAATGCTTGGGAGAGACTAATGCATTCAGTTCCATATCCCTGGGGTTATGATAATGCTTGGGAGAGACTAATGCATTCAGTTCCATATCCCTGGGGTTATGATAATGCTTGGGAGAGACTAATGCATTCAGTTCCATATCCCTGGGGTTATGATAATGCTTGGGAGAGACTAATGCATTCAGTTCCATATCCCTGGGGTTATGATAATGCTTGGGAGAGACTAATGCATTCAGTTCCATATCCCTGGGGTTATGATAATGCTTGGGAGAGACTAATGCATTCAGTTCCATATCCCTGGGGTTATGATAATGCTTGGGAGAGACTAATGCATTCAGTTCCATATCCCTGGGGTTATGGTCTTTGGATAAATACTAAATGTGCTTTGTTCATTCTACATATAAAATGGAAATATATGTAAACAAGGGATAACAGTTACTCCAAATAGGTTATTGGAGTGGGAGTTTCTGCAAGGGTTATGTTGATAACTACATAATCTGTAGCTCATCTGAGAGATTTCCAGTAGAATAAGGGAGTTATCATGGAAAAGTAATGTCAGAATGCATTAGTCTCTCCCAAGCATTATCATCACACCAAGTGTGTGTGGAACTCTAACCCACCCTACTGGCTGAATAGTGTGGGACCACTGTGTCTGATGACCTGTGAACTGTCTCTGGAATGCTATGTACTGGGAGAAGAAAGACTAAAGGGGATAATGACCTTATAGTACCAGGCCACTCATGACAGAAAAACAGAGGCAAAAAGGTGCATGATAAAATAGATGTTACTGAAAGTTTTTAGTACAATGTTAATTATTAAAGGGATGAATAACTAAATtggtaaaatttgatttaaagtaAACACTAAGGACTGTTATCCTGAATATTGGATTGGACAATTTATAAACAACATTTAGTTATGTTATGAATATGGGAAAACTCTGGAAACTAATCCTGAGACGGGTTGGTTGACAGAACTTGCAGAATATTAGATTATTTATTTAGCAATGTCATTGTGATTGGAGTGATACATTGGAATGAATGGCTGTTGTGTGATGGCACCCGGGGATGAGGAGGACATTACAAATAGTGGTGATGTGTTGCAAATATGCAGTTATTATaatttactttactatttttctTGTTTGGTCAATTTATTTTTGTCTTGAGGTAAATCTGAGGAGAGACTGATATAAATTGACTAGAGATGATTTGGGAGTGTTTGAGTACGTATCGGACTGTGGAAGGAAATTGGGAGTAGTGATTTATGTGTTATGAGTTGGAGGAACTGTGGTTA is a window encoding:
- the LOC116367484 gene encoding uncharacterized protein LOC116367484, with protein sequence MHSVPYPWGYDNAWERLMHSVPYPWGYDNAWERLMHSVPYPWGYDNAWERLMHSVPYPWGYDNAWERLMHSVPYPWGYDNAWERLMHSVPYPWGYDNAWERLMHSVPYPWGYDNAWERLMHSVPYPWGYDNAWERLMHSVPYPWGYDNAWERLMHSVPYPWGYDNAWERLMHSVPYPWGYDNAWERLMHSVPYPWGYDNAWERLMHSVPYPWGYDNAWERLMHSVPYPWGYDNAWERLMHSVPYPWGYDNAWERLMHSVPYPWGYDNAWERLMHSVPYPWGYDNAWERLMHSVPYPWGYDNAWERLMHSVPYPWGYDNAWERLMHSVPYPWGYDNAWERLMHSVPYPWGYDNAWERLMHSVPYPWGYDNAWERLMHSVPYPWGYDNAWERLMHSVPYPWGYDNAWERLMHSVPYPWGYGLWINTKCALFILHIKWKYM